The following proteins are co-located in the Streptococcus downei MFe28 genome:
- a CDS encoding SagB/ThcOx family dehydrogenase, with protein MKKVLLNEEMYYTPNFDYEQLKNRRKKFATNRINWFMNNSPKQDYQFPKDNITDFDNRKQYDYYQEDVKEDPIRKLFENRRSTLLNSFEGKWNREELFELLTIAVGPNPRKRVYHGEDLILRNYPSGGALFPVKLYIFVKDVEGVETGVYYISPQLKKLVKVENKKEMIWDNLFPMTLYKLDALSNSTEKLSFAVFMVVDFKESFKKYGELSERLAFFEAGHVGQNLQLVSSHLNKKSLPVCGLFPEEVEKQIGIQNSDTEYCIYGILFG; from the coding sequence ATGAAAAAAGTATTGTTAAATGAAGAAATGTATTACACTCCTAATTTTGATTATGAGCAATTAAAAAATCGTCGAAAGAAATTTGCGACTAATCGTATTAATTGGTTTATGAACAATAGTCCAAAACAAGATTATCAATTTCCAAAAGATAATATTACAGACTTTGATAATAGGAAACAATATGATTACTACCAAGAAGATGTTAAAGAGGATCCAATTCGAAAATTATTTGAGAATCGACGGTCAACCCTTTTAAACTCTTTTGAGGGGAAATGGAATCGCGAAGAATTATTTGAGTTATTGACAATCGCTGTCGGCCCAAATCCACGAAAAAGGGTATATCATGGGGAGGATTTAATCCTAAGAAATTATCCTTCAGGAGGTGCGCTATTTCCAGTAAAACTCTATATTTTTGTCAAAGATGTTGAGGGAGTTGAAACAGGAGTTTATTACATCAGTCCTCAGTTGAAAAAATTAGTCAAAGTAGAAAATAAAAAAGAGATGATATGGGATAATCTCTTCCCGATGACTCTTTACAAACTAGATGCACTTAGTAACTCAACAGAAAAACTTAGTTTTGCTGTATTCATGGTAGTTGACTTTAAGGAATCATTTAAAAAATACGGTGAGTTGTCTGAGCGTTTAGCCTTCTTCGAAGCAGGACATGTCGGACAAAATCTGCAACTCGTTTCTAGCCACCTCAATAAAAAGTCACTTCCCGTTTGTGGTCTCTTTCCTGAAGAGGTTGAAAAACAAATTGGAATTCAAAACAGTGACACGGAATATTGTATCTATGGAATATTATTTGGATAA